One window from the genome of Enterobacter asburiae encodes:
- a CDS encoding universal stress protein produces the protein MYKSILMPVDVFEMDLSDKAVRHAANLAKAEGASITLVNILPASSRSLLRGFNADIKKFEEYMTAESNKKMNELKRLFDIAPENIHSMVRFGNVRDEIIKLSKEGEYDAIVIGSKNPSISTHLLGSNAESILRYATIPVLVVR, from the coding sequence ATGTATAAGAGCATTTTGATGCCTGTAGACGTGTTTGAAATGGATTTGAGCGACAAAGCGGTTCGCCACGCGGCAAACCTGGCGAAGGCAGAGGGCGCGTCGATTACCCTGGTCAATATTCTCCCAGCCAGCAGCCGGTCTCTGCTGCGCGGGTTCAACGCCGATATTAAAAAGTTTGAAGAGTATATGACCGCAGAATCCAACAAGAAAATGAACGAGTTAAAAAGACTGTTCGATATCGCCCCTGAGAATATTCACAGCATGGTGCGTTTTGGCAACGTCCGCGATGAAATTATCAAGCTGAGCAAGGAGGGGGAATATGATGCGATTGTCATCGGGTCGAAAAATCCGAGCATCTCCACCCATCTGCTGGGTTCAAACGCGGAATCTATTCTGCGCTACGCCACGATCCCGGTGTTAGTCGTTCGCTAA
- the ydfZ gene encoding putative selenium delivery protein YdfZ, which translates to MMTYDRNRNAITTGSRVMISGTGKTGVIKAIHSDGLDAAQVRRSKTVEVEGCEGKFEPIELIRLGMH; encoded by the coding sequence ATGATGACATACGACCGTAACCGCAATGCAATCACCACCGGCAGCCGCGTCATGATTAGCGGCACGGGCAAAACTGGCGTGATTAAAGCGATCCATAGCGACGGGCTGGATGCCGCGCAGGTGCGTCGCAGCAAAACGGTTGAAGTGGAAGGATGCGAAGGTAAGTTCGAGCCGATTGAGCTGATTCGCCTGGGGATGCACTAA
- a CDS encoding mannitol dehydrogenase family protein, whose translation MENTLLQANATLPHYDRDSLKARIVHLGFGAFHRAHQAVYADILAAEHGSDWGYGEVNLIGGEQQIADLNAQDNLYTVAEMSADAWTSRVVGVVKKALHAHVDGLETVLAAMCEPQVAIVSLTITEKGYCHSPATGQLMLDHPLIVADLQNPHQPKSAPGVVVEALARRKAAGLPAFSVMSCDNMPENGHVMRNVTCAYARAVDGELADWIEANVTFPSTMVDRIVPAVTPDTLDKIEQLTGVRDPAAVACEPFRQWVIEDNFVAGRPEWEKAGAELVSDVIPFEEMKLRMLNGSHSFLAYLGYLAGYQHINDCMEDENYRLAAHALMLNEQAPTLKVKGVDLGRYADLLIARYSNTALRHRTWQIAMDGSQKLPQRMLDSVRWHLVHQKPFPLLALGVAGWMRYVGGVDEQGNAIDVSDPQLAMIQAAVKGSSEGESRVNALLGIEAIFGKELPQEPLFVAAVMTAYRSLLQQGAKATVAQYASQR comes from the coding sequence ATGGAAAACACCTTATTACAGGCCAACGCGACGCTGCCTCATTACGATCGCGACAGCCTTAAAGCACGCATTGTACATTTAGGCTTCGGCGCATTTCACCGCGCGCATCAGGCGGTGTACGCCGACATTCTCGCGGCAGAGCACGGCAGCGACTGGGGCTACGGTGAGGTTAACCTGATTGGCGGCGAGCAGCAGATTGCCGATCTGAACGCGCAGGATAATCTTTACACCGTGGCGGAGATGTCTGCCGATGCATGGACATCCCGCGTGGTTGGCGTGGTCAAAAAGGCCCTCCATGCGCATGTTGACGGGCTGGAGACCGTGCTGGCAGCGATGTGTGAACCGCAGGTGGCAATTGTCTCGCTGACCATCACCGAGAAAGGGTACTGCCACTCACCGGCGACGGGGCAACTGATGCTCGATCACCCGTTAATCGTCGCCGACCTGCAAAACCCGCACCAGCCGAAATCCGCGCCGGGCGTGGTGGTGGAAGCGCTGGCGCGTCGCAAAGCGGCGGGGCTGCCTGCGTTTAGCGTGATGTCCTGCGACAACATGCCGGAGAACGGCCACGTGATGCGCAATGTGACCTGCGCGTACGCCCGTGCGGTAGACGGTGAGCTGGCGGACTGGATCGAGGCTAACGTCACCTTCCCGTCAACCATGGTGGACCGCATCGTGCCGGCGGTCACGCCTGATACGCTGGATAAAATTGAGCAGCTGACGGGCGTGCGTGACCCGGCGGCAGTAGCCTGTGAACCGTTCCGCCAGTGGGTGATCGAAGACAACTTTGTGGCAGGACGTCCCGAGTGGGAAAAAGCCGGTGCCGAGTTGGTGTCAGACGTGATCCCGTTTGAAGAGATGAAGCTGCGCATGCTCAACGGCAGCCACTCGTTCCTGGCGTACCTGGGCTATCTGGCCGGATACCAGCATATCAACGACTGTATGGAAGATGAGAACTACCGCCTCGCCGCGCACGCGCTGATGCTTAACGAGCAGGCACCCACGCTGAAAGTGAAGGGCGTTGATTTAGGCCGCTATGCCGATCTCCTGATTGCCCGCTACAGCAACACGGCCCTGCGCCATCGGACATGGCAAATCGCGATGGACGGCAGCCAGAAGCTTCCGCAGCGTATGCTGGACTCCGTGCGCTGGCACCTGGTGCACCAGAAACCTTTCCCACTGCTGGCGCTGGGTGTGGCTGGGTGGATGCGTTATGTCGGCGGCGTGGATGAGCAGGGTAACGCCATTGATGTGAGCGATCCGCAGCTGGCAATGATTCAGGCGGCGGTGAAGGGAAGTTCGGAAGGGGAAAGTCGGGTTAACGCGCTGCTCGGCATTGAGGCCATCTTTGGTAAAGAGTTACCGCAGGAGCCGCTCTTCGTTGCTGCGGTGATGACCGCGTACCGGTCGCTGCTGCAACAGGGGGCGAAAGCGACCGTGGCGCAGTACGCGTCCCAACGGTAA
- a CDS encoding MFS transporter encodes MTQAQPQRTTSDLVKAAVSGWLGTALEFMDFQLYSLGAALVFHEIFFPEQSAAMALILAMGTYGAGYIARIVGAFIFGRMGDSIGRKKVLFITITMMGICTTLIGVLPTYAQIGIFAPVLLVTLRIIQGLGAGAEISGAGTMLAEYAPKGKRGIISSLVAMGTNCGTLSATAIWAVMFFALDREELIAWGWRVPFLASVVVMIFAIWLRMNLKESPVFEKVNDAQTVQPDTSLGSMVKSKSFWLATGLRFGQAGNSGLIQTFLAGYLVQTLLFDKAIPTDALMISSILGFISIPLLGWLSDKVGRRLPYIILNISAILLAYPMLSIIVDKSYAPGTIMLSIIVIHNFAVLGLFALENITMAEMFGSRNRFTRMAISKEAGGLVAVGFGPVLAGIFCNMTGSWWPIVAMLVAYSVIGLVSAILMPEVRDRDLSAAQDAAESAPEERVGYGAISSRR; translated from the coding sequence ATGACGCAAGCACAACCTCAAAGAACCACCTCCGATCTGGTGAAAGCCGCCGTTTCCGGCTGGCTGGGCACCGCCCTGGAGTTTATGGACTTTCAGCTTTACTCGCTGGGGGCCGCCCTGGTCTTCCATGAGATCTTCTTCCCGGAACAGTCAGCCGCGATGGCGCTGATCCTCGCGATGGGGACCTACGGCGCAGGCTACATAGCACGTATTGTCGGCGCCTTTATCTTCGGCAGAATGGGCGACAGCATTGGTCGTAAGAAGGTGCTGTTTATCACCATTACCATGATGGGGATCTGCACCACGCTAATTGGCGTCCTGCCAACCTATGCCCAGATCGGAATTTTTGCCCCGGTTCTGCTGGTGACGCTGCGCATTATTCAGGGACTCGGGGCCGGGGCGGAGATTTCCGGTGCTGGGACCATGCTGGCGGAGTACGCGCCGAAAGGCAAACGCGGCATCATCTCCTCGCTGGTGGCGATGGGCACTAACTGCGGAACGCTGAGCGCCACGGCGATCTGGGCGGTGATGTTCTTTGCCCTCGATCGTGAAGAGCTGATTGCCTGGGGCTGGCGCGTGCCGTTCCTCGCCAGCGTCGTGGTGATGATCTTCGCCATCTGGCTGCGTATGAACCTGAAAGAGAGCCCGGTGTTTGAGAAAGTGAACGATGCACAAACCGTGCAGCCGGACACATCGCTGGGTTCAATGGTGAAAAGTAAATCCTTCTGGCTGGCGACCGGCCTGCGGTTTGGTCAGGCGGGCAACTCGGGTCTGATCCAGACGTTCCTTGCCGGGTATCTGGTCCAGACGCTGCTGTTCGATAAAGCCATCCCTACCGATGCGCTGATGATCAGCTCCATTCTCGGGTTTATCTCCATTCCGCTGCTGGGCTGGCTTTCCGATAAAGTGGGACGCCGTCTGCCGTACATTATCCTCAATATCTCCGCCATTCTTCTCGCGTATCCGATGCTGTCGATCATCGTCGATAAGAGCTATGCGCCGGGGACAATCATGCTCTCTATCATCGTTATCCATAACTTCGCCGTGCTGGGGCTGTTTGCGCTGGAAAATATCACCATGGCGGAGATGTTTGGCTCGAGAAATCGCTTTACCCGTATGGCTATCTCGAAAGAGGCGGGCGGTCTGGTGGCGGTGGGCTTTGGTCCGGTACTGGCGGGGATCTTCTGCAATATGACCGGCTCCTGGTGGCCGATTGTCGCCATGCTGGTGGCCTATTCCGTGATTGGGCTGGTCTCGGCGATCCTGATGCCGGAAGTGCGCGACCGTGATTTGAGCGCCGCGCAAGACGCAGCGGAATCCGCGCCCGAAGAGCGTGTGGGTTACGGGGCGATCTCCTCGCGACGCTAA
- a CDS encoding Zn-dependent oxidoreductase encodes MKSVVIQQPNELVIEERPRPEPGAGEVRVKITLAGICGSDSHIYRGHNPFAKYPRTIGHEFFGVIDAVGEGVDSARLGQRVSVDPVISCGHCYPCSVGKPNVCTSLVVLGVHRDGGFSEYAAVPAKNAWPIPDDIPDKHAVMVEPFTIAANVTGQANPTEQDVALIYGAGPMGLVTVQALKGVYKVKQVIVVDRIDERLKMAQRSGADWVLNNGEQSLQAALDEKGIKPTLIIDAACHPAILQEAITLASPAARIVLMGFSSEPSQIVQQGITGKELAIFSSRLNANKFPVVIDWLKKGLIDPEKLITHTFDYHHVTDAIELFEKDQRQCCKVLLTFGQ; translated from the coding sequence ATGAAAAGCGTAGTGATTCAACAGCCGAACGAACTGGTGATTGAAGAGCGGCCACGCCCGGAACCAGGCGCAGGCGAAGTCCGCGTCAAAATCACGCTGGCGGGGATCTGCGGTTCGGACAGCCACATCTATCGCGGCCATAATCCGTTTGCGAAGTATCCACGCACGATCGGCCACGAGTTCTTTGGCGTGATTGACGCCGTGGGCGAGGGCGTAGACAGCGCCCGTCTGGGCCAGCGCGTCTCGGTTGATCCGGTGATCAGCTGCGGACACTGTTACCCGTGTTCCGTCGGAAAACCGAACGTCTGCACCTCGCTGGTGGTGCTGGGCGTACACCGCGACGGGGGCTTCAGCGAATATGCGGCAGTGCCCGCTAAAAATGCCTGGCCTATCCCGGATGATATTCCGGATAAACACGCCGTCATGGTTGAGCCCTTCACCATCGCCGCCAACGTGACGGGGCAGGCCAACCCTACCGAGCAGGACGTTGCGCTGATTTATGGCGCTGGCCCGATGGGGCTGGTCACCGTGCAGGCGCTGAAAGGCGTCTATAAGGTGAAGCAGGTTATTGTGGTTGACCGCATCGATGAACGCCTGAAAATGGCCCAGCGCAGCGGCGCGGACTGGGTGTTGAACAACGGCGAGCAGTCGTTGCAGGCCGCGCTGGACGAAAAGGGCATCAAACCGACGTTAATCATCGATGCCGCCTGTCATCCGGCGATTCTGCAGGAAGCGATAACCCTGGCCTCGCCGGCGGCGCGCATCGTGCTGATGGGCTTCTCCAGCGAGCCGAGCCAGATTGTTCAGCAGGGCATCACCGGCAAAGAGCTGGCGATCTTCTCATCGCGCCTCAATGCCAATAAATTCCCGGTCGTCATCGACTGGCTGAAAAAGGGGCTGATCGACCCGGAAAAACTGATCACCCATACCTTTGACTATCACCATGTAACAGACGCCATTGAACTGTTTGAGAAAGACCAGCGGCAGTGCTGCAAAGTCTTGCTCACGTTCGGCCAATAA
- the manD gene encoding D-mannonate dehydratase ManD, translating into MKIVAADVFVTCPGRNFVTLKITTDEGIVGLGDATLNGRELSVASYLKDHLCPQLIGRDAHRIEDIWQFFYKGAYWRRGPVTMSAISAVDMALWDIKAKAANMPLYQLLGGASREGVMVYCHTTGHTIDDVLEDYARHKEMGFKAIRVQCGVPGMKTTYGMAKGKGLAYEPATKGDWPEEQLWSTEKYLDFTPKLFDAVRSKFGFNEHLLHDMHHRLTPIEAARFGKSIEEFRMFWMEDPTPAENQACFRLIRQHTVTPIAVGEVFNSIWDCKQLIEEQLIDYIRTTITHAGGITGMRRIADFASLYQVRTGSHGPSDLSPVCHAAALHFDLWVPNFGVQEYMGYSEQMLEVFPHSWRFDNGYMHPGDKPGLGIEFDEKLAAKYPYDPAYLPVARLEDGTLWNW; encoded by the coding sequence ATGAAGATTGTCGCGGCTGACGTGTTTGTTACTTGCCCGGGACGGAACTTTGTCACCCTTAAAATCACCACCGATGAGGGGATTGTCGGCCTCGGTGACGCTACGCTGAACGGACGCGAGCTCTCCGTGGCCTCGTATCTCAAGGATCACCTTTGCCCCCAGCTGATTGGCCGCGATGCGCACCGCATCGAAGACATCTGGCAATTTTTCTATAAGGGCGCCTACTGGCGTCGAGGCCCGGTCACCATGTCGGCCATCTCCGCCGTGGACATGGCGCTGTGGGACATCAAAGCCAAAGCGGCCAACATGCCGCTCTACCAGCTGCTGGGCGGCGCATCCCGTGAAGGGGTGATGGTCTACTGCCACACCACCGGACACACGATTGACGACGTGCTGGAAGACTACGCCCGTCATAAAGAGATGGGCTTTAAGGCGATCCGCGTCCAGTGCGGCGTGCCGGGCATGAAAACCACCTACGGCATGGCCAAAGGGAAGGGGCTGGCCTACGAGCCTGCAACCAAAGGCGACTGGCCGGAAGAGCAACTGTGGTCCACCGAAAAATACCTCGATTTCACCCCGAAGCTGTTCGACGCGGTGCGCAGTAAATTCGGCTTTAATGAACATCTCCTGCACGACATGCACCACCGCCTGACGCCAATCGAAGCGGCGCGTTTCGGCAAGAGCATCGAAGAATTCCGCATGTTCTGGATGGAAGACCCAACGCCTGCAGAAAACCAAGCCTGCTTCCGCCTGATCCGCCAGCATACCGTCACGCCGATTGCGGTGGGGGAAGTGTTTAACAGCATCTGGGACTGCAAGCAGCTCATCGAAGAGCAGCTCATCGACTACATTCGCACCACCATTACCCACGCGGGCGGGATTACCGGAATGCGTCGCATCGCGGACTTTGCCTCGCTCTACCAGGTGCGCACCGGCTCGCACGGCCCGTCGGATCTCTCGCCCGTCTGCCACGCCGCCGCGCTGCATTTCGACCTGTGGGTGCCAAACTTTGGCGTCCAGGAATATATGGGCTATTCCGAACAGATGCTGGAAGTCTTCCCGCACAGCTGGCGCTTTGATAACGGCTATATGCATCCGGGCGACAAGCCGGGGCTGGGCATCGAGTTTGATGAAAAACTGGCGGCGAAATACCCCTACGATCCGGCCTATCTGCCGGTGGCCCGTCTTGAAGATGGCACGCTGTGGAACTGGTAA
- a CDS encoding YnfA family protein, which yields MLKTTLLFFATALCEIIGCFLPWLWLKKGGSVLLLIPASVALALFVWLLTLHPAASGRVYAAYGGVYVCTALLWLRVVDGVKLSAYDWAGALVALCGMLIIVAGWGRA from the coding sequence ATGCTCAAAACGACGCTGCTTTTTTTTGCTACCGCGCTATGCGAAATCATCGGCTGCTTCCTGCCCTGGCTCTGGCTGAAGAAGGGGGGATCCGTATTGCTGCTCATCCCGGCAAGCGTCGCGCTGGCTCTCTTTGTCTGGCTGCTAACGCTGCATCCGGCTGCCAGCGGCCGCGTCTATGCCGCTTACGGTGGTGTCTATGTCTGTACCGCGCTGCTGTGGCTACGCGTGGTGGATGGCGTCAAGCTCAGCGCGTACGACTGGGCCGGCGCGCTGGTTGCCCTGTGCGGTATGCTGATCATTGTGGCGGGATGGGGGCGCGCCTGA
- a CDS encoding DUF1283 family protein: MTTLSKRLCLTALLALSSFAFAASATAETSKLIIESGDSAQSRQNAAMDKEQWNDTRNLRQKVNKRAEKEWDKEDVAFDARDKCQQSANVNAYWEPNTLRCLDRRTGRTVAP, from the coding sequence ATGACCACATTAAGCAAACGCCTTTGTCTGACAGCCCTGCTGGCGCTGTCATCGTTCGCCTTTGCCGCCTCTGCGACAGCGGAAACCAGCAAGCTCATTATTGAGTCTGGTGACAGCGCGCAAAGCCGTCAGAACGCCGCCATGGACAAAGAACAATGGAATGACACCCGTAACCTTCGTCAGAAGGTCAACAAACGTGCTGAAAAAGAGTGGGACAAAGAAGATGTCGCTTTTGACGCGCGCGATAAGTGTCAGCAAAGTGCAAACGTCAATGCCTACTGGGAGCCAAACACCCTGCGCTGCCTGGATCGCCGCACTGGCCGCACGGTAGCCCCGTAA
- the speG gene encoding spermidine N1-acetyltransferase, producing MSAPCDIKLRPLEREDLRFVHQLDNNASVMRYWFEEPYEAFVELSDLYDKHIHDQSERRFVVECEGEKAGLVELVEINHVHRRAEFQIIISPEHQGKGLASRAAKLAMDYGFNVLNLYKLYLIVDKENEKAIHIYRKLGFMVEGELVHEFFINGEYRNTIRMCIFQHQHLAGHKPSGASLLKPTAQ from the coding sequence ATGTCGGCGCCCTGCGACATTAAACTCCGTCCGCTGGAGCGTGAAGACCTGCGCTTCGTCCACCAGCTCGACAACAATGCCAGCGTGATGCGCTACTGGTTCGAAGAGCCTTACGAGGCCTTTGTTGAGCTGTCCGATCTCTACGATAAGCACATTCACGATCAGAGCGAACGTCGTTTTGTGGTGGAGTGTGAAGGCGAAAAAGCCGGACTTGTGGAGCTGGTTGAAATCAACCATGTTCACCGTCGTGCGGAGTTTCAGATCATTATTTCCCCTGAGCATCAGGGAAAAGGCCTTGCCTCACGGGCAGCGAAGCTGGCAATGGATTATGGGTTCAACGTTCTGAATCTCTACAAGCTCTATCTGATTGTGGACAAAGAGAACGAGAAAGCGATCCATATCTATCGCAAGCTGGGCTTTATGGTGGAAGGCGAGCTGGTTCACGAGTTCTTTATCAACGGTGAATACCGCAATACCATTCGCATGTGCATCTTCCAGCATCAGCATCTGGCCGGGCACAAGCCGTCAGGCGCCAGCCTGCTGAAACCTACCGCGCAGTGA
- a CDS encoding YnfC family lipoprotein encodes MKKYAAITLLAATLVGCDNSSAPLSFTPEMASFSNEFDFDPLRGPVKDFTQTLFNDKGEVSKRVTGTVSTEGCFDTLELHDLEANTGVALVLDANYYLDAETQQRKVKLQGKCQLAELPSAGVTWDTDDNGFVVAAHGKEMEVKYRYDADGYPLGKTTVSGDQHLSVQSTPSKDVRKRMDYSAVSMLNDKPMGNVKQSCDYDRHNNPVSCDLTITDDSVKPAVERKYTIKNTIEYY; translated from the coding sequence GTGAAGAAATACGCAGCGATAACGCTACTGGCAGCAACACTGGTGGGGTGCGACAACAGCTCCGCGCCGCTGTCGTTTACGCCCGAGATGGCGAGTTTTTCAAACGAATTTGATTTCGATCCTCTGCGCGGCCCGGTTAAAGACTTTACCCAGACGCTGTTCAACGATAAGGGCGAAGTGTCCAAACGGGTTACCGGCACCGTGTCGACGGAAGGGTGTTTCGATACGCTGGAGCTGCACGACCTGGAGGCCAACACCGGCGTGGCGCTGGTGCTGGATGCCAATTACTACCTTGATGCGGAAACCCAGCAGCGCAAAGTGAAGCTCCAGGGGAAATGCCAGCTGGCCGAACTGCCGTCAGCCGGGGTGACGTGGGATACCGACGACAACGGTTTTGTGGTGGCGGCGCACGGCAAAGAGATGGAAGTGAAGTATCGCTACGATGCGGATGGCTACCCGCTGGGCAAAACCACCGTCTCCGGCGATCAGCACCTGTCCGTCCAGTCGACGCCGTCTAAAGATGTTCGCAAAAGGATGGATTACTCGGCGGTGAGCATGCTGAATGACAAGCCGATGGGCAACGTCAAGCAGAGCTGCGATTACGATCGACACAATAATCCGGTGAGCTGCGATCTGACGATCACCGACGACAGCGTTAAACCTGCCGTTGAGCGCAAGTACACCATTAAAAACACGATTGAATATTATTGA
- a CDS encoding DUF1161 domain-containing protein, whose amino-acid sequence MKRLPWITALLLMTASTAALAAPDSCERVKSDIQQKIINNGVPESGFTLSIVPNDQADQAGTQVVGHCANDTFKILYTRTGSGAAEAQ is encoded by the coding sequence ATGAAACGGTTACCCTGGATTACCGCCCTGCTGTTAATGACTGCCTCAACGGCCGCGCTGGCGGCACCGGATTCCTGCGAACGCGTGAAAAGCGACATTCAGCAGAAGATTATCAACAACGGCGTACCTGAGTCAGGTTTTACGCTGAGCATTGTGCCGAACGACCAGGCCGACCAGGCGGGCACGCAGGTAGTGGGCCACTGCGCCAACGACACGTTTAAAATTTTGTACACCCGTACAGGCAGCGGGGCTGCTGAAGCTCAGTAA